A segment of the Bradyrhizobium sp. CCBAU 53340 genome:
TCCCACGGTCAAGCCCGCGCTGATCGATGCCGCGGCGGCTGACGTCAAGGTGCTGCAGAACCTCGGCCGCATGAAGGAATTCGATCCAACGAAGTGGGTCGACGACAGCTACATCCGCAAGGCCTATGCCGAGATGAAGCTCGACTATGATGCGCAGCTTGCGAGCACGAAAAACTACGAGATCTCCGGCGAAGACGCGTTCTGCAAGAAGCCGATCACCGATCCGCGCAAGGCCGGCGAGGTCTGGGTGGACGACACAGGCATCATGCCGTTCTCATCCGCTGCCTGTACGCTAGGGGCTTACGCCGACTTCAAGGCCAAGGGCAAGAAGATCAACGTCGCCTATGTCTTCGACACCATTCGCGGCATCAAGCTGTTCGCCGACCAGGCCTTCTTCGCGGTCGGCAATGGCGATGTCGCACCGTTCCTGCTCAAGAAGGACGCGGAGGCCTATGCCGCCAAGATCAGCGGCAAGGTGCTCGGCTTCGACGACGCGGTGAAGGCGGCCGTCAGCGGAGGCAAGACGTGAGCAGTCCCGCCCTCGTCAGACATCCCGAGGAGAGCATGCCGGCAACAGCAGCACTTGCAGAGATGGGCCCCGCGCCTGCCGTCACGCCGCCCGCGACGCCGCCCTCCTTCGGCACGCTCGCGCTGCGCTGGTATCGCCTGAACCAGGGCCGGCTGCGCGCCGCCGCGATCGGCGTGATCTCGCTGATCGCCTTCCTGCTGGTCTGGCACCTGCTCACGACCTATCGCGTCGTGTTCTTCGTGCGCTTCACCAACGTGCCAGCGCCTCTTGCCGTCTATGCGAGCTTCGCCAAGGCAATCCACGATCCCAAATTCCTGATGCACATCGTGCTGAGCTGCCGGCGCATCTTCATCGGCTTCTCGCTTGCCGCTGTTGTCGGCGTGCCACTCGGCCTGGTCATGGGCCGCTTCAAACTGGTGCATGAGATCATCTTCCCGGTCGCGGAAGTGCTGAGGCCGATCCCGGCGATCGCCTGGGTGCCGATGGCGATCATGCTGTGGCCGACCAACGAGCAGAGCATCGTCTTCATCACCTTCCTCGGCTCGTTCTTCCCGATCCTGGTCAACACGCTGCATGGCATGTCGCTGGTCGATCCCGTGCTGGTGCGTGCCGCGCAATGTCTCGGCGCGCGCGAGCGCTCGATCTTCCGCGAGGTGTATTTTCCGGCCTCGCTGCCGCACATCTTCACCGGCCTCACCGTCGGCATGGGCGTCGCCTGGGTGTCGCTGATCGCCGCCGAGATGATCTCCGGCCAGTACGGCATCGGCTACTTCACCTGGGAAGCCTATTCGCTGGTGCAGTATGCCGACATCGCGCTCGGCATGATCGCGATCGGCGTGCTTGGCCTCGGCTCGAGCCTACTGATCCGGGGCGCGGGACATCTGGTAATGCCGTGGAGGTCGACGAGATGAGCGAAGTGCTTGCGAACGAACCGAAAGGCCATATCGAGGTCAAAAATTTCTCCCTCAGCTATGACAGCATCGAGGGACCGGTTCAGGCCGTCACCGATACCCAGATCCACGTGAAGCCCGGCGAGTTCGTCTCGATCGTCGGCCCGTCCGGCTGCGGAAAATCGACGCTGCTCAATGCGGTCGCGGGCTTCCTCAAACCGACCACGGGTATCGTCACCGTCGACGGCGAGCGCGTGAACGGCCCCAGCGCCGAGCGCGGCATGGTGTTTCAGCAATATTCGCTGTTTCCCTGGAAGACGGTGCGGGAGAATGTCGAGTTCGGCCTGAAGATGCGCGGCATGCCGCGCTCCCAGCGCGAGCGCGCCGCGCGCACGCTGCTCGGCCTCGCCGGCTTGGAGGCGTTCGAGAAGCACTATCCGGAAAAGCTCTCCGGCGGCATGAAGCAGCGGGTCGGCATCGTCCGCGCACTCGCCACGGGCCCGAAGGTCTTGCTGCTCGACGAGCCGTTCGGCGCCCTCGACGCCCAGACGCGCGTCATCATGCAGCAGATCCTCACCAACATGTGGCAGCGGCTGAAGATCTCGGTGCTGTTCGTCACTCACGACATCGACGAGGCGATCTTCCTCTCCGACCGCGTCTACTGCATGACCGCACGTCCCGGCTCGATCAAGGCGGAGATCTCGATTCCGCTGGAGCGGCCGCGCCAGCAATCCATGATGATGTCGTCGGAATTTCTGGCGCTACGTCGCGGGCTGATGTCGCTGATCCGCGAGGAGAGCCTGAAAGCGATGGGCGGCGAGATCAACGACATGGGCATGCAGGGGCTGAACATCGAGCTGCACGGACATTCGCTGGCGGATGTGATTTAGCGGCGATGATGGTCTCGTAGGGTGGGCAAAGCGAAGCGTGCCCACCACTCTCCATCTCACATAGAACTGGTGGGCACGGCGCTTGCGCGCCTTTGCCCACCCTACGGCAGTTTCACGGCCCTTACTTGAACCAGTGCACCAGCGCGATGCTGATCCCCAGCAGCAGCATCAAGGACAGCGTCACGGCGGCCGTCACCCTGCCGCCGACATTGGCGAGCACACGCACATCGACGCCGAGGCCGAGGGCCGCCATCGAGACCACGGTGAGGAACGTGGTGATCTTCGTCACCGGCGCGACCACCGTGCCCGGCACGATCTCGAGCGAGCGCAAGGTCGCCAGCGCGAGGAAGCCGAGGATGAACCAGGGCACCAGACGGAAGAAGCCGACATTGGTCTTCTTGGCGTCGGCCTGCCAGCGCGAGGCGACCAGCGAGAGACCGACAACCACGGGGCCGAGCATCAAGACGCGCATCAGCTTGACCAGCGTGCCGATCTGCGTGGAGATCAGCCCCGCCGGCACCGTTGCCGCGAGCACTTGGGGCACAGCATAGACGGTGAGCCCTGCGAGGATGCCGTATTGCGTGGCGGTGAGCTGTAACAACGGGATCAGCAGCGGCAGGCCCAGCACCATCATCACGCCGAGGATGGCCGTAAAGGAGATCGAGGATGCGATCTCGTCGCTGCTCGCGCCAATGATCGGCGCAACCGCGGCGATCGCGGAATTGCCGCAGATCGAGTTACCGCAGGCGATCAGGATCGACAAGCGCGTCGACAGGCCCAGCAGGCGGCTGAGGCCGAAAGAAACGCAGATCGCGATCACGACGACGGCCGCAATCGAGGCCAGCAGCGCGATGCCCGAGGCCGCGATGGCGGCAAAGCTGATGGAGGCGCCGAGCAGCATAACGGCGACTTCGAGCAGCTGTTTGGCGCTGAAGGCGATGCCGGCCTGCCAGCGCGGAGCCGGCTTCCAGAAGCTCCGGAGCGCCATGCCGAGAAGAATCGCCATCACCAGCGCCTCGACATAGGGGTGCTCGAATACGCCCAGTTCGGCCCGCTCCAGCAGGGCCGAGACGCCCGCAACAGCAATACAGAGAAGGATGCCGGGAATCAGCGCCAGGATGCGGCTAAAGGCTGTGGTCGGCTTGGCGTCGGCCGGGCTGGATGCTTGATTCTGCGACACAAATCTCTCCCAGAGGAGAAGGATTTATACGCACGACGCTTCCGTTGGGGAATAAGTTTTCGGCATATCAGGGCCGAGGGAAGTTCTGTCCTCGACCCGGAATAATCGGCATTCAGGAGATCTGGCCGGCTTCAGAAGATCAGGCTTTTGGCGAGTGAGGCCACGTGGCTGAAGCTGTCATAGACGCCCGGCTCGAAGAACGCCGCGCGGGCAAGCACGATGGCGGCGACCAGCGACCAGAACAGGCCCGTGCCGGCCCGCAGCAGGAGCTTGGACGCACGCGACCGGGGCTGGGTGTCCGTCGCGGACATCATCTGCTCGCCAAAGGGCTCAAATCCAGTGCGTTCCATGGCCGTCAAATCCATCAATTTCTGACGGAAATGTCGTCGTTTCGGGCCCAAACAGCAATGGAAGCGATTGGCGTTTTTGCCCGCTGGAGGGGAAACTCCTTCCGTCTGATGGTCCCCGGACAATAGTTTTCTTCTTCCGCCCTATTGGGACACCGAAAGGCAAGCCGGATACGGGCCGCGTAGACGATCCGGGGCTCGTCGACTACCGTGCCGTGCCGCCAGTCCTTCGTTCGCCCCTTGCGAGGTCAAACACAATGGGATCGCCGGAGATCAGAAGAAGACGATGAACATCGCATCTCCGCACCAACCGCTCGACCTCGGCTCGGCCATCGCCGAAGGCGACATTCGTTGCCTGCTGATGGTGCTCGTGCACATGACCGGCGACGAGAAATGGCTTGAGCCTCCGTACTTGCCCAGGCGCGACATCCGCCTCATTCCCGATCCCGAGGCCGGCGTACCCAGGGAGATCCAGGACGAAATCCGGGCTGCCGTCGTCAAGCTCTTCGCCGGCGGCACGCCGAAACCTGTCATCGCCGATCCCGGCGAGGAGATGCTGCTGAAGATGATGCGCGCCTGCCTCGGCGAGAACGTCGCTCCCGAATATGCGCCGCTGATGCGCGAGGAGATGGGCTTTGTACCGCGCGAGGCCCGCTGGACGACGCGCCCTTCGGACGAGAAGCTCGCTGCGCAACATGTCCTGATCGTCGGCGCCGGCGTCTGCGCCATCGCGCTCGGCGTGGCGCTCGGCCATCTCGGCATCCCCTACACCGTCGTCGAGAAGAATGCCGAGCTCGGCGGCACCTGGTGGATCAACCGCTATCCCGGCTGCGGCGTCGACACGCCGAACCACTCCTATTCCTACTCGTTCGGCTCGGGCAATGCATGGACGCGCTATTTCTGCCAGCGCGAGGAGCTGCTGGGTTACCTCAAGAAAGTCGCGGACGAATACGGCATCCGGAAACATCTGCGCGTCAACACCGAGCTGACCTCATCGCGCTGGGACGAGGACAAGCGGCGCTGGATCTCCACCCTGAAGACGCCAGCCGGGGAAGAGACTTTCGAATCCACCGCACTGGTCTCGGCCATCGGCCAGCTCAACGATCCCTCACGCGCGCACTTCAAGGGCGAGGAAAGCTTCAAGGGAACGATCCTGCACTCGGCCTTGTGGTCTGATGACATCAAGCCCGATGGCAAGCATGTCGCCGTGATCGGCACCGGCGCGACGTCGATGCAGCTGGTGCCGTCGATCGCCGGCCGCGTCGCTTCGGTCACGGTCTACCAGCGCAGCGCGCAATGGGCGCGACCGGTGAAAGGCTATGCCGATCCGATCAGCGAGGGCGCGCGCTGGCTGCTCGCGCATCTGCCGTTCTATGTGCAGTGGTACCGCTTCAACATGTTCTGGCGCTACGGCGACGGCCTCCTGCCGTTCCTGCGCAAAGACCCGGCCTGGCCCCACCCCGAGCGCGCCGTCAACAAGGGCAACGACCGGCATCGCCAGGAGCTGACCGACTTCATCCTGTCGGAGCTGAAGGACCGGCCCGACCTGATCGAGAAATGCGTGCCGACCTATCCGCCCTATGGCAAGCGCATCCTGCTCGACAACAACTGGTTCAAGACCTTGACGCGGAGCAATGTCGAGCTCGTCACCGACGCGATCGACCATTTCGATGAAAGCGGCATCGTCACCACCGACGGCAGGCACCGGCCAGCCGACATCATCGTGGTCGCCACCGGCTTCAAGGTCACGGAGATGGCCGCGCGCCTCAACATCAGCGGCCGCGACGGCAAGGATTTGCGCGAGGCCTGGGCCAACGACAATCCGACCGCGTTCCTCGGCCTCACCGTGCCTGGTTTCCCGAACTTCTTCTGCATGCTCGGCCCGAATTCCGGTCCGGCCCATGGTGGCAGCGTCATCTTCCAGTCGGAATGCCAGAGCCGCTACATTTCGGCCTGCCTCGCCGGCATGATCGAGCAGGACATCGCCGCGATGGACGTTCGCCCTGACGTGCTCGACGACTACGTTCGCAAGGTCGATGCCGAGCACGAAGCGATGATCTGGACCCATCCGGGGATGAGCACCTACTATCGCAATTCAAGCGGACGCGTGTTCTCGGCGATGCCGTGGCGGTTCGTGGATTACTGGCGCATGACGCATGATCCGGACATGCGGCAGTACAGGCTGACGAAGGCGTAAATCTCTCCACAACGTCATTGCGAGCGTAGCGAAGCAATCCAGCGTCTTTCCTCGGAGGGATTCTGGATTGCTTCGCTACGCTCGCAATGACGGCCTATCAGGCCGCGAGCCCGCTCTCCACCGGCGCAAACTCCATCCCGAGGCTCTCCGCCACCGCCTTGTTGGTGATGCGGCCGCGATGGACGTTCAATCCATTGCGCAGGTGCGGATTTTCCAGCACCGCGGCAAAGCCCTTGTCCGCAAGCATCAGGCCGAACGGCAGCGTCGCGTTGTTGAGCGCCTGGCTCGACGTCACCGGCACGGCACCCGGCATGTTGGCGACGCAATAATGCACGACGCCGTCGACCTCGTAGGTCGGATCGGTATGCGTGGTCGCATGCGAGGTCTCGAAACAGCCGCCCTGGTCGATCGCGACGTCGACCAGCACCGCACCCGGCCGCATCGCTTTGAGCATCGCGCGCGTCACGAGCTTCGGAGCGCTCGCGCCGGGCACCAGCACGGCGCCGATCACGACGTCGGCGGCGAACACCTCGTCCTCGACCGACTCGATCGTCGAAAAGCGCGTGCGCACGCGTCCGGCGAAGAGATCATCCAGTTGGCGCAGGCGCGGAATCGAGCGGTCGATCACCGTGACTTCAGCGCCGAGGCCCGCGGCCATGCGCGCGGCCTGCGTTCCCACGACGCCACCGCCAAGAATGACAACGCGCGCCGGCTGCACGCCGGGCACGCCGCCGAGCAGCAAGCCGCGACCGCCAGCCGACCGCTTGAGGGCGGCGCCGGCGGCCTCGATGGCGAGGCGGCCGGCGACTTCGCTCATCGGCGCAAGCAGGGGGAGGTGGCCGGCCGCGTCGGTGACGGTTTCATAGGCGATCGCAGTGCAGCCGGACGCCAGCAGGCCCCTGGCCTGATCGGGATCCGGCGCGAGATGGAGATAGGTAAACAGGATTTGGCTTTCGCGGAGCTGGGCCCATTCGCTCGCCTGCGGCTCCTTCACCTTCACGATCATGTCGGACTTGGCGAAGATGTCGCGCGCGTTCGCGGCAATGGAGGCCCCTGCCCGCTGGTACACCTCGTCGGAGGCGCCGATACCGCTGCCCGCGCCAGTCTCGACCGTCACCTGATGCCCGGCTGCGATATATTCGCGAACGGCCCCCGGGGTGAGCCCGACGCGATATTCCTGCACCTTGATCTCCTTGGGCACACCGACACGCATTCTGGGCTCCTTTTTGATTCTCGTGCGTGATCGTAGCGACGCAGGCAGTTTGGTTTCGTGCAAATATCCGCTAGTTTCGCGCCTCTTGCGCCGGTTTCCGGCGCGCAAACGCCCTTTCACGCTGGAAACGAAACCTTGGCCCTCGACCGCAAAGATCTCGCGATTCTCGCGGAACTCACGACCAACGCCCGCGCTAGCCACACCGAGCTTGCCAACAAGGTCGGCCTTTCCAGCACGGCGCTGGCGCGGCGGCAGAAAGCGCTGGAGGACGACGGCTACATCCAGGCCTACCAGGCCGCACTCGACCTCGCGCAGTTCGGCCTCACCACGACGGTGCTGGTCCGCATCGCGCTGGAGAGCCAGAGCGACGAGGCGCTGAAGGCGTTCGAGGCGGAAGTCGTGAAGTGCCCTTCCGTCGTGCGTTGCTTCCTGATGTCGGGCACCGATGACTACATCCTGATCGTGCTCGCCCGCGACATCCAGGATTTCGAGCGCATCCACCGCACCGAGCTGTCGCGCCTGCCGCGCGTGGCACGGGTGCAGTCGAGCTTCGCGCTGCGCGAGGTCGTCAACCGCGCGGTGCCGACCGTGGTGTTCGGCGAGACGAAGCGATAGCTGAGTCGGTTGCGGCTCGAGCCAAGCTGTCAAGCGCCTCGCGTTACCGGCGGCAGCATCCCATCATCAAAGAAAGTTGAATTGTGACTTCAGCCATACGGTTGAGGCGCAACCGACCCGATCATTGGACCAAATTGATAGGGCGCAACGCATCCGCGCCCCGCGTCACGCAACCATTTATTCCTGGGGTCTTTCGATGTTCACATCCAGCCGCCGTCTTTTCATTCAATCCGTTGCATTCGGTGCCGGTGTGCTCGGCGCCGCCAAATCCGCGCTCGCAGCGCCGGACGGACATGCCGCCGGCTACGACGTAGCTCCCGCGTCCGAGTTCCTGAAGACGATCCCACGCAAGTCAGGTGACCCGGTGGTGTTCACGACCTCGCTCGACAAGGGACCGATCAAGGCCACGTCCGGAGGCTGGGCGCGCGAGGTCACCACCCGCACCCTTCCGCTCGCGACCGGAATTGCCGGCGCGCATCTCTTCGTCAATGCCGGCGGCGCCCGGGAAATGCATTGGCATAATTCGGCCGAATGGGCCTATGTCGTCGATGGCCATTGCCAGGTGACGGTGGTCGATCCCGAGGGCCAGCTCGAAGTGGTCAATCTCGGACCTGGCGATCTCTGGTTCTTCCCCAGGGGTCACAGCCACGCCATCCAGACGCTGGGGCCCTCCCCCTGCCACGCCATCCTCGCCTTCGATGACGGTCTCTACTCCGAGCACGGCACGTTCGGGATCAGCGACTGGATGAGCCGCTATGACGCCCCGACGCTCTCGCAGGCGCTGGGCGTGTCCACCGAGGCCTTCAGCCCCAATCCGAAGGCCGAGACCTACATCATGCAGGGCGAAGTTCTGGCGCTCGACGGTCCGCAGGCAAAGACCGCCCGCGCGCTGGACCGCGACCGCACCCACCGTTTCGCGCTGATGGCGCAGAAGCCGCGCGTGAGCACAGCGGGCGGACAGCTCTACGTCGCCTCCGCCAAGGAGTTTCCCGTTTCGAGCACCATGACCGGGACCGTGCTCAAGCTCAAAGCCGGCGCGATGCACGAGCCGCATTGGCACACCGACGCCAATGAATGGCACTACGTGCTGCAGGGGCGTACGCGCGTGACCCTGTTCGCATTCGACAAGCGGGTTGCCGTCGCCGAGCTGTCGGCGGGCGAATGCGCCTACATTCCCGCCAATTGCGGACACTCGATCCAGAATATCGGCCAGGAGGACACTGAGGTGGTCGGCGTGCTCGACAGTGGCACCTACCACGAGAGCAGCCTCGGCGACTGGCTGGCGAAGGCACCGCGACACCTGCTGGCCAATAATTTCGGTATCTCGGAGGCGGCGGTGGCGAATTTCGCCCCGAAACGCGTGGTTATCGCCAGCGCGATTTGAGCCTCCAAAGCGCCGTCATAGAACTGTCATCGAATGTGCAGAGACCTGTCCGTCTCTGTACATTCGGGACATGCCATGGACTATTTCAAGCGCTTCAACTTCCTGTTCGCCGCACCTGTGTTCGACGCTGACGACCTGGAGGGGCTCCGCTTCAACCAGATCATCGAGGAGATCCAGCGCTCCGGCTTCGAAGTGGTCCGGGCCCGCAAGCTGGAGGACGCCGAGATCGCGGTGCAGACCGACGCCGCGATCGGCTGCATGGTTGTGGACTGGGGCAAGAAGGGCCTCGAGGGCAAAACCTCGG
Coding sequences within it:
- a CDS encoding ABC transporter permease, whose translation is MSSPALVRHPEESMPATAALAEMGPAPAVTPPATPPSFGTLALRWYRLNQGRLRAAAIGVISLIAFLLVWHLLTTYRVVFFVRFTNVPAPLAVYASFAKAIHDPKFLMHIVLSCRRIFIGFSLAAVVGVPLGLVMGRFKLVHEIIFPVAEVLRPIPAIAWVPMAIMLWPTNEQSIVFITFLGSFFPILVNTLHGMSLVDPVLVRAAQCLGARERSIFREVYFPASLPHIFTGLTVGMGVAWVSLIAAEMISGQYGIGYFTWEAYSLVQYADIALGMIAIGVLGLGSSLLIRGAGHLVMPWRSTR
- a CDS encoding cupin domain-containing protein; this translates as MFTSSRRLFIQSVAFGAGVLGAAKSALAAPDGHAAGYDVAPASEFLKTIPRKSGDPVVFTTSLDKGPIKATSGGWAREVTTRTLPLATGIAGAHLFVNAGGAREMHWHNSAEWAYVVDGHCQVTVVDPEGQLEVVNLGPGDLWFFPRGHSHAIQTLGPSPCHAILAFDDGLYSEHGTFGISDWMSRYDAPTLSQALGVSTEAFSPNPKAETYIMQGEVLALDGPQAKTARALDRDRTHRFALMAQKPRVSTAGGQLYVASAKEFPVSSTMTGTVLKLKAGAMHEPHWHTDANEWHYVLQGRTRVTLFAFDKRVAVAELSAGECAYIPANCGHSIQNIGQEDTEVVGVLDSGTYHESSLGDWLAKAPRHLLANNFGISEAAVANFAPKRVVIASAI
- a CDS encoding NAD(P)/FAD-dependent oxidoreductase, giving the protein MNIASPHQPLDLGSAIAEGDIRCLLMVLVHMTGDEKWLEPPYLPRRDIRLIPDPEAGVPREIQDEIRAAVVKLFAGGTPKPVIADPGEEMLLKMMRACLGENVAPEYAPLMREEMGFVPREARWTTRPSDEKLAAQHVLIVGAGVCAIALGVALGHLGIPYTVVEKNAELGGTWWINRYPGCGVDTPNHSYSYSFGSGNAWTRYFCQREELLGYLKKVADEYGIRKHLRVNTELTSSRWDEDKRRWISTLKTPAGEETFESTALVSAIGQLNDPSRAHFKGEESFKGTILHSALWSDDIKPDGKHVAVIGTGATSMQLVPSIAGRVASVTVYQRSAQWARPVKGYADPISEGARWLLAHLPFYVQWYRFNMFWRYGDGLLPFLRKDPAWPHPERAVNKGNDRHRQELTDFILSELKDRPDLIEKCVPTYPPYGKRILLDNNWFKTLTRSNVELVTDAIDHFDESGIVTTDGRHRPADIIVVATGFKVTEMAARLNISGRDGKDLREAWANDNPTAFLGLTVPGFPNFFCMLGPNSGPAHGGSVIFQSECQSRYISACLAGMIEQDIAAMDVRPDVLDDYVRKVDAEHEAMIWTHPGMSTYYRNSSGRVFSAMPWRFVDYWRMTHDPDMRQYRLTKA
- a CDS encoding YeiH family protein — protein: MSQNQASSPADAKPTTAFSRILALIPGILLCIAVAGVSALLERAELGVFEHPYVEALVMAILLGMALRSFWKPAPRWQAGIAFSAKQLLEVAVMLLGASISFAAIAASGIALLASIAAVVVIAICVSFGLSRLLGLSTRLSILIACGNSICGNSAIAAVAPIIGASSDEIASSISFTAILGVMMVLGLPLLIPLLQLTATQYGILAGLTVYAVPQVLAATVPAGLISTQIGTLVKLMRVLMLGPVVVGLSLVASRWQADAKKTNVGFFRLVPWFILGFLALATLRSLEIVPGTVVAPVTKITTFLTVVSMAALGLGVDVRVLANVGGRVTAAVTLSLMLLLGISIALVHWFK
- a CDS encoding ABC transporter ATP-binding protein; this translates as MSEVLANEPKGHIEVKNFSLSYDSIEGPVQAVTDTQIHVKPGEFVSIVGPSGCGKSTLLNAVAGFLKPTTGIVTVDGERVNGPSAERGMVFQQYSLFPWKTVRENVEFGLKMRGMPRSQRERAARTLLGLAGLEAFEKHYPEKLSGGMKQRVGIVRALATGPKVLLLDEPFGALDAQTRVIMQQILTNMWQRLKISVLFVTHDIDEAIFLSDRVYCMTARPGSIKAEISIPLERPRQQSMMMSSEFLALRRGLMSLIREESLKAMGGEINDMGMQGLNIELHGHSLADVI
- a CDS encoding Lrp/AsnC family transcriptional regulator; protein product: MALDRKDLAILAELTTNARASHTELANKVGLSSTALARRQKALEDDGYIQAYQAALDLAQFGLTTTVLVRIALESQSDEALKAFEAEVVKCPSVVRCFLMSGTDDYILIVLARDIQDFERIHRTELSRLPRVARVQSSFALREVVNRAVPTVVFGETKR
- the ald gene encoding alanine dehydrogenase, whose product is MRVGVPKEIKVQEYRVGLTPGAVREYIAAGHQVTVETGAGSGIGASDEVYQRAGASIAANARDIFAKSDMIVKVKEPQASEWAQLRESQILFTYLHLAPDPDQARGLLASGCTAIAYETVTDAAGHLPLLAPMSEVAGRLAIEAAGAALKRSAGGRGLLLGGVPGVQPARVVILGGGVVGTQAARMAAGLGAEVTVIDRSIPRLRQLDDLFAGRVRTRFSTIESVEDEVFAADVVIGAVLVPGASAPKLVTRAMLKAMRPGAVLVDVAIDQGGCFETSHATTHTDPTYEVDGVVHYCVANMPGAVPVTSSQALNNATLPFGLMLADKGFAAVLENPHLRNGLNVHRGRITNKAVAESLGMEFAPVESGLAA